GGGTGATCGGCCGGCTCGCCCGGCCCGGCCGGTACCTGGTGGTCGACGAGGCCTTCATGGACGCGGTGCCCGGCGAGCGGGAGGCGCTGGCCGGGCGGACGGACCTGCCCGGTCTGATCGTGCTCCGCAGCCTGACCAAGACCTGGGGGCTGGCCGGACTGCGCATCGGCTACGTCCTGGCCGCCCCGGAGATCATCACGGCCCTGGAGCGGGCCCAGCCGCTGTGGCCGGTGTCGACCCCGGCGCTGACCGCCGCCGAGGCGTGCATGGCGCCTCCGGCCCTGGCCGAGGCGGGTCACGCGGCGCACCGCATCGCGGCGGACCGCGCCCACCTGGTGGCGGGCCTGGCCGCGCTCGCCGACCGGGGCGTCTCGGTCACCGGCCCGGCCGAGGCCCCCTTCGTACTGGTCCGCATGGCGGGAGCGGCGGCCGTACGACGCCGGCTGCGCGATCTCGGCTACGCCGTGCGCCGCGGGGACACGTTCCCCGGCCTGGGCGAGGACTGGGTACGGCTGGCCGTCCGGGACCGCTCCACGACGGACGCCTTCCTGACCGCCCTGTCGGCCGCCCTCCCCTGACGGGATGGCGTGCCCGCGGGGCCCGGACCCGCCTCCGGCGCCGCGGGCACCGGCAGGGTTCGTCGACCGCCTGGGGAGGAAACGGCGCGCGTACCGCCCCCGCCGGGAATTCCGGTGCGCGCGCCGCATCCGCCGCCAGGCCGGGAGCCGGTCGCGCCGCTCCGGGCGCCCTCAAGGGGCTCCGCCCAGCCCCGCACCGACCGGTCCCGCGACTCGTCACGAGGCTCGGCCGCCGAAGAACGGCCGGGGCGGAGGGGCCGGCGAGCACCCCGCACCCGCCGATCAGGCGGAGCGACCGGGCGAGCCGGCGTCCGCGGGCCGCGCCCGACGCCGCCCCGTCGGCACCGCAGGCCGAACGCCGCCCGGGCACCTCAGGCGCCCCGGCCTGGGCCCCGGTCCCCCACGCGGACGGCCGGGCGACCATCGGCTCCGCTCCCCCGGAGCGAGACGTCGCACCCCCGCCACCGCTCCCGGTCGCTCCGGGCACCCCGGCCCCCTGGAACCCGGCCGGCAGGCCCCCGCGCGCTCAGTGCTTCCTTCGCCGCGCCACCAGCACCGCTCCCCCGCCCGCCGCCAGCAAGGCCACCGCGCCGCCCGCGATGTACGGTGTCGCCGGGCTGCCGCCGGTCTCGGCCAGGTCGGTCCCGGTGGTGCCGCCCTGGGGTTTCGTGTCGGAGACGGGGGCCGCGCCGGACGTGGTGCCGGGGGCGGGGTGACGGCTCGGGGCCGGGTGGCTCGTGGCGGGCGCCTTCGGGGCGTCGCAGGTGGCCTTGGCGAGCGTGACCGTGCCCTCGACGTCGGCGACGTTGAGCTTCAACGGGTTGACGGAGACCTTGAGTTGCAGGGCGGTCGCGGCGGCCGTACGCGTCGTGGTGGCGCGCTGGGCGAGGTCGAGGCGGACCTCGCCCACGCCGGGCACCTTGACCTCGGTCGTGCCGCCCGCGGTGAGCGTGACGCGCCGGCCGAGGACGGTGACCGCGCCGAGGACGTCCGCGGCGGCGGTCGGCGCCGCGCCCGCCTCGCAGGTGGCCCGGGCGGTGACCGTGCCGACCTCGATCAGGGCGAGCGCGGGCAGACCGGGCACGTGCAGCCGGGCGTTGACGACCCGGACCGAGCCCTCGGCCCGCCGGTCGGTCACCGTGGCCTTCGCCTGGGCGACGTCCGCGCCGAGGACGGTGAAGGGCTTGTCGCCGGCCACCCCGTCCAGATGGGCGGAGAGGGCCGTGCGGTCGGCGCTGCGCGGCGCCTGGACCTCGTTGAGCGAGACCGCCAGCGGGACGTCGACGGACTTGTTGAGCAGGGACACGTCGAGGCCGGTGCGCAGCACGGTGGCGGAGGCGTGACCGGTGGCACCGGTGGCGTGCGCCGCGCCCGCGCCGAGGAGCGCGGGCGCGGCGGCCAGGGCGGTGACGGTCGCCGCCGCGGCGAGACGGCGTCCGGGCATGCGGAAGGTATTGCTGTTCACGGTGTGGGACCCCCCAGAGGGAACAAGCTTGGGACCCGTCAACCTTGTACGCCGTGTGGGTGAACGGTCAGCGTTCCCGGGTCACTTCACTCCAAAGTGGAAATTCCGCACGCATCTTCGAGACCTCAGGAATACACGTTCCCGTCGACGACCACCCGGCGCGGCGATGCCAGCACCCCGACGTCGGCCCGGGGGTCCTCGTCGTACACCACGAGGTCGGCCGGCGCCCCCTCCTCCAGACCGGGCCGGCCCAGCCACTCCCGGGCGGTCCAGCTGGTCGCCGCCAGCGCCTCGACGCGGGGGATGCCCGCCCGGACCAGCTCGGCGACCTCCGCCGCGACCAGGCCGTGGGGCAGCGAACCGCCGGCGTCCGTGCCGACGAACACCGGGATGCCGGCGTCGTAGGCGCCGCGCACGGTGTCGTAGCGCCGCTCGTGCAGCCGTCGCATATGGGCGGACCAGCGCGGGTACTTGGTGTCGCCGCCCGCCGCGAGCCGCGGGAACGTGGCGATGTTGACGAGCGTGGGGACGATGGCCACACCCCGCTCGGCGAACAGCGGGATCAGGTCCTCGGTCAGGCCCGTGGCGTGCTCGATGCAGTCGATGCCCGCCTCGACCAGATCGCGCAGGGAGTTCTCGGCGAAGCAGTGCGCGGTGACCCGGGCGCCGAGCCGGTGGGCCTCCTCGATCGCGGCCCGGGCCGCCTCGCGGGGCCAGCAGGGAGCGAGGTCGCCGAGGTCGCGGTCGATCCAGTCGCCGACCAGCTTGACCCAGCCGTCGCCGCGCCGGGCCTCCCGGGCGACGTAGGCGACGAGGTCCTCCGGCTCGATCTCCCAGGCGTAGTTGCGGATGTAGCGGCGGGTGCGGGCGATGTGCCGGCCGGCCCGGATGATCTTCGGCAGGTCCTCGCGGTCGTCGATCCAGCGGGTGTCGGAGGGCGAGCCGGCGTCCCGCAGCAGCAGGGTGCCCGCCTCCCGGTCGGTCAGCGCCTGCTTCTCCGCGGTCTCCGCGTCGACCGGGCCCTCCGCGCCGAGACCCACGTGGCAGTGCGCGTCGACCAGGCCGGGCAGCGCCCAGCCCTCGACCGTGCGGACGTCCCGGGCCCCGGCCGGGCGGTCGAACGACACCCGGCCGCCGACCACCCACAACTCGTCGCGCACGTCCTCCGGTCCGACGAGGACCCTGCCCTTCACATGCAGCACCGGCTGATCGCTCATACCGGCACCTTAGGGCCTCTCGTCCAGAGGGCTAGACCCCGCCGGTTCCCCCCTGGTCCGGGACGTCCTCCTCGACCTCGGCCATCGCCGGATCGAGGAGGCGGGAGAGGAAGTGGCGGGTGCGCTCGTGCCGGGGCGCGCCGATGACCTGGTCGGGGCGGCCGTCCTCGACGATCACCCCGCCGTCCATGAAGACGACCCGGTCGGCGACCTCCCGGGCGAAGGTCATCTCGTGGGTGACGACCATCATCGTCATGCCCTCGCGGGCGAGCCCGCGCATCACGGCGAGGACGTCGCCGACCAGCTCCGGGTCGAGCGCGGAGGTCGGCTCGTCGAAGAGCATCACCTCGGGGCCCATGGCGAGGGCGCGGGCGATGGCCACGCGCTGCTGCTGGCCGCCGGAGAGGGACGCGGGGTAGGCGTCCGCCTTCTCCGCGAGGCCGACCCGGGCCAGGTTCTGAGCGGCGATCCGCGCGGCCCGCTCCTTGTCCCGCTTCAGCACCCGGCGCTGGGGCAGCGTGAGGTTCTCGGTGACGCTGAGGTGCGGGAACAGGTTGAACTGCTGGAAGACCATGCCGATGCGGCGGCGCACGGCGTCGATGTCGACGTCCGGGTCGGTCACCTCGGTGCCGCCCACGAAGACCTGACCCTTGGTGGGCTCCTCCAGCAGGTTCACACAGCGCAGCAGCGTGGACTTCCCGGAGCCGGAGGGGCCGATGACGCAGACGACCTCGCCCTGGCCGATCTCCAGGTCGATGCCGCGCAGCACGTGGTTGTCGCCGAAGGACTTGTGCAGGTCCCGGACGCTGATCTCGGGGCGGCTCACCTGATCTCCCTGAGGGACTTGGCTTCCATACGGCGCACGACGAGGCTCAGCGGAATCGTGATCAGCAGATAGCACAGGCCCGCGACCAGGATGGGCGTGGAGTTGGCGGTCTGGCTGGCCAGGTCGTTGCCGAACTTGGACAGTTCGCGCTGTTCCAGGGTGACGCCGAGGAACAGCACCAGCGAGGAGTCCTTGAAGAGCAGCACGAGTTCGTTGGTCAGCGGCGGCAGGATGATCCGGAAGGCCTGCGGCAGCACGATGGAGACCATGGCGCGCGCCGGCGAGAAGCCGAGCGAGCGGGCCGCCTCCAGCTGCCCCTTGGGCACCGCCTGGATGCCCGCGCGGATCGTCTCCGCCATGTAGGCGGCGGAGACCAGGCCGAGCGCGACGGCGACCTTGCCGTACGTCCCGCCCGGGTACTGCACGTCCGGGAAGGCCAGGGGCACGCCGACGCCGACGAAGATGAAGATCAGCAGCGCGGGCAGGCCGCGGAAGATCTCGACGTAGATGCCGGCGAGCCAGCGGTAGGGCCCCACGGAGGACAGCCGCATCAGGGCGATGACCATGCCGAGGGCCAGGCCGACGACGAACCCGGAGAGCGTGTACAGCACGGTGTTCTTCAGGGCCACCGTGATCAGCTCGGGGAACAGCTGCTTCGCGATGGCGGGCTGCGCGAACTGGTTCTGCAGCCGCCCCCAGTCCGCGTAGACCACGAAGGCGATCACCGCGGCGACGAGGACGACGTACTGGGCGCCGCGGGAGATCCGGCGCTTCTGGGTGCGGGTCAGCCCGGTGCGCTTGGGCTGGATACCGGTGTCCGTGTCGGCCATGGGGTCAGGAACCGGCCGGGGAGGCGACGGAGGAGTCGTACGGACCGATCCACTTCTCGTAGATCTTCTTGTAGGTGCCGTCGGCCTTGGCGTCCTTGAGCGCCTTGTTGATGGCGTTCAGCAGCGGCTTGTTGCCCTTCTTGACCGTGAAGCCGTACTGCTCGCCGGTCTTCAGATTGTCGACGATCTTGAACTTGTCCGCGTTGGCCTTGTCCTTCAGCCAGCCCTGCACCACCGGGTAGTCGATGACGACGGCCTGGACCTGGCCGGTGCGCAGGCCGTTGAGGACCGCGTCGGAGGAGGCGAAGGAGACCGGGTCGAGGCCCTTCTTCCTGGCGAAGTCCTCGCCGGTGGTCTGCGCCTGCGCGCCGAGCTTCTTGCCCTTGGCGCCCGCCAGCGAGGTGATCCCGCTGTCCTTGGCGACCAGGACGGCCTGGGTGGCCTCGAAGTACGGGTCGGAGAAGTCGACGTTCTTCGCGCGCTCGGCGGTGATCGTCATGCCGGCGGCGGCCAGGTCGCACTGGCCGGAGTTCAGGAAGGCGCCCGTCTTGAAGTTCTCGAACGGCGTGTCCACGATCTGCTGCTTGACGCCGAGGTCCTTGGCGACCAGGTCGATCAGGGAGACGTCGAAGCCCTGCACCTTGCCGTCGACCACCGACTGGAACGGCGGGTAGGGCAGGTGGGTGCAGGTGGTCAGCTTCCCGGCGTTGGCGAGGTGGACGCCGCCGGCCGTGGTCTTGCCGCTCCCCGAGTCACCGGAGGAACAGCCCGCCGCGACGAGGACGAGGCCGGTGGTCGCGGTGACCGCGGCCAGCAGGCGGGTCCGGCGTCCGAGGAGGGTTTTCATGGGGGAGTCTCCTGTGGGGGGAATGAGAGGTTCCGATTATAAGGAGATGTTTGGGGTGCTCAAAACAAACCCATGGCCAGGAGGCCGTCGGACCTGAGAACCAACTGGTCGGTGGGCGGTTCGGGCCTGGAGTTAGGCTCGTCTCGGCCACCTCCCGGTCGGCCCCCGTGGACTCCTGTGAGCGAAGAGAGCACCGACGTGACCCACCCCTTCCTCGATCTGCCCCCGCTGACCGCGCAGCGCTTCGCCGCCATCGAGGACCGGGTGGCCCGGCTGCTGGACACCCGGCAGGACGTACTGATCACGCAGGGCGAGGCGCTGCTGCCGCTGGAGGGCGCGATCCGCGCGGCGGCCGGTCCGGGCACGGTGGCGCTGAACGTGATCACCGGCCCCTACGGCCAGACCTTCGGCAACTGGCTGCGCGACGCCGGCGCCACGGTGTACGACATCTCGGTCCCCTTCCACACGGCGGTGCGGGCGGAGCAGATCAGCGCCGCGTTCGCCGAGCACCCGGAGATCGACTTCGTCTCCCTGGTGCACGCGGAGGCGGCGACCGGCAACACCAACCCGGTCGCGGAGATCGGCGAGGTGGTCCGGCGCCACGGCGCCCTCTTCTACCTGGACGCGGTCGCCTCCGTGGGCGCCGAGCCGGTGCTGCCGGACGCCTGGGGCGTGGACCTGTGCGTGATCGGCGCGCAGAAGGCGATGGGCGGACCGGCGGGCGTCTCGGCGATCTCGGTGAGCGAGCGCGCCTGGGCCCGGATGGCGGCGAACCCGAACGCGCCGCGCCGCTCCTACCTCTCCCTGCTGGACTGGAAGGAGCGCTGGCTGGACGCCGGCCGCACGGCGCTGCCGCACGCCCCGGCGCAGCTGGAGATGCTGGCGCTGGACGCGTGCCTGGAGCGGATCGAGGCGGACGGCCTGGAGACGGTGATGGCCCGCCACCGCGGCGCGGCGCGCGCCACCCGGGCGGGTGCGCTGGCCCTCGGCGGCGGCCTGGAGCCGTACGTCCACGAGGCGGCGGACGCGGCCCCGGTGGCGACGACCCTGCGCGTGCCGTCCTCCATGGCCGCCTCCGAGCTGGTGGCCCACGCCCTGGCCGCCGACCCCGCGCTGCCGCTGGCCGCGGGCGGCGGCGCCCTGGCCAAGGAGATGATCAGGGTCAACCACTACGGTCCCGACGCCACCCCGGAGGCGGTGGACGCCTGTCTGGCCGCCCTGGGCGCGGCCCTCGCCGAGCAGGGCGCCGCCCTGCGCCCGGACGACGCGCGCCGGGCCGCGGAGCAGGCCTGGCGGTAGCCACCGGTTCCGGCAGACGACGGCCCGCGCCGCACGGCGCGGGCCGTCGTCGTGTCCCGCGGGCACGCGAATATCCCTCGCGAACAAATCGACGAAACCACCGAAGCCTGAATTCAATTTACTTTCACAATTCTCGCCAATTTATCGGACGGCAGCTTCCCATCTTCTTCTGCCCGCTTTCCGTGAAGCTAAACGGGGCAGTTTTCCGGAACATTTCCGGCGGTTTCCGGGGTGTGACACACTCCACAACGAAGTAACTTTGCCCCACTTTGACGTGGTACAACTCGGGCATTTTGCACAGCCGTCCCGGCGGCGCCAGAGTCGCGGTCGTGCATTTCTTAATTCGCATCGCTAAATTCGTGCCGCATGACTGCCGCACCCGCAGACCTGCTCATCGACCGACCGGCGACGGCGGACGGAGCCGCGCTCTGGCGCCTCGCCAAGGACTCGAAAACCCTCGATGTCAACTCGTCCTACAGCTATCTGCTGTGGTGCCGGGACTTCGCCGGCACCTCGGCGGTGGCGCGCGGTGCGGACGGCACGCCCGTCGGTTTCGTCACCGGCTACATACGCCCCGACCGCCCCCGCACCCTGCTCGTCTGGCAGGTCGCCGTGGACTCCGCCCACCGCGGCCACGGCATCGCCGCCGCGCTGCTGGACGGACTGACCGCGCGCCTCGCCGCCGAGCGCGGCGTCACCGACGTCGAGACCACCATCACCCCCGGCAACACCGCCTCCGAGCGGCTCTTCACCTCGTTCGCCGAGCGGCACGGGGCGCCCCTCGTCCGCGAGGTGCTGTTCCCGGCCGAGCTGTTCCCGGACGGCCCGCACGACCCCGAAGTCCTCTACCGGATCGGCCCGTTGACCGAGACCCCCGCCCACTGAGGAGCGAATCACCGTGACCATCACCCAGCCCGACCTCAGCGTCTTCGAGACCCTCGAGTCCGAGGTGCGCAGCTACTGCCGTGGCTGGCCCACCGTGTTCGACCGCGCGCAGGGCAGCCGGCTGTACGACGAGGACGGCCATGCGTACCTCGACTTCTTCGCCGGTGCCGGATCACTCAACTACGGCCACAACAACCCGGTGCTCAAACGGGCGCTGATCGACTACCTGTCCCGGGACGGGATCACCCACGGCCTGGACATGTCGACCACGGCCAAGCGCTCGTTCCTGCAGACCTTCCAGGACCTGGTGCTGCGCCCGCGCGATCTGCCGTACAAGGTCATGTTCCCCGGCCCGACCGGCACCAACGCCGTCGAGTCGGCACTGAAGCTGGCCCGCAAGGTCAAGGGCCGCGAGGCCATCGTGTCCTTCACCAACGCCTTCCACGGCATGTCCCTGGGCTCGCTCGCCGTGACCGGCAACGCCTTCAAGCGGGCCGGCGCCGGTATCCCCCTGGTGCACGGCACCCCGATGCCGTTCGACAACTACTTCGACGGCACCGTCCCCGACTTCCTGTGGTTCGAGCGGCTCCTGGAGGACCAGGGCTCCGGCCTGAACAAACCCGCCGCGGTGATCGTGGAGACCGTGCAGGGCGAGGGCGGCATCAACGTCGCCCGCCCCGAGTGGCTGCGCGCCCTCAAGGAACTGTGCGAACGGCAGGACATGCTGCTGATCGTCGACGACATCCAGATGGGCTGCGGCCGCACCGGCGCCTTCTTCTCCTTCGAGGAGTCCGGCATCACCCCCGACATCGTCACCGTCTCCAAGTCGATCAGCGGCTACGGACTGCCGATGTCCCTGTGCCTGTTCCGGCCCGAACTCGACGTCTGGGAGCCCGGCGAACACAACGGCACCTTCCGCGGCAACAACCCCGCCTTCGTCACCGCCACCGCGGCCTTGGAGACCTACTGGACCGACGGCTCGGCCATGGAGAAGCAGACCCGCACCCGCGGCGAGCAGGTCGAGCAGGCGCTGATCTCCATCACCGAGGAGAACCTCGCCGATGTGAAGGAGTACCGCGGGCGCGGACTGGTGTGGGGCCTGGAGTTCCACGCCAAGGACCGTGCCGCGCGCGTCGCCCGGCGGGCCTTCGAACTGGGCCTGCTCATCGAGACCTCAGGGCCGGAGAGCGAGGTCGTCAAGCTGCTGCCGGCCCTGACCATCACCCCGGACGAGCTGGACGAGGGGCTCAGCGTCCTCGCCCGCGCCGTCCGGGAAACCGCCTGAACCGCAACGCCTACCAGGAGGAAGCACCACCGTGATCGTCCGATCGTTCAAGGACATCGAAGGCACCGACCGGCACATCAAGTCCAAGTCGGGCACCTGGGAGAGCAAGCGCATCGTCCTGGCCAAGGAGCGGGTCGGCTTCTCCGTGCACGAGACCATCCTGTACGCGGGCACCGAGACGCAGATGTGGTACGCCAACCACATCGAGGCCGTCGTCTGCACCAAGGGCGAGGCCGAGCTGACCGACCGCGAGACCGGCAAGACGTACACCATCACGCCTGGCACCATGTACCTCCTGGACGGGCACGAGCGGCACACGCTGCGCGTCAAGGAGGACTTCCACTGCATCTGCGTGTTCAACCCGCCCGTGACCGGACGGGAGGACCACGACGAGAACGGGGTGTACCCGCTGCTCACCGAGCCCGAGGAGGTGTGAGGACCCATGACCACCGCCACTGTGAAGGACCTCTACCCGACCCGCGGCAGCGCCGAGGTGACCGTCCCGCGCCAGGACCCGGTCCTCTGGGGCTCCCCCGACACGCCGGGACCGATCGCGGCGGCCGAACTCCAGTCGTACGAGCGTGACGGCTTCCTCGCCGTCGACCAGCTGATCGGTCCGGACGAGGTCGAGGTCTACCGCCGCGAGCTGGAGCGGCTGGTCGCCGACCCGGCGATCCGCTTCGACGAGCGCTCCATCGTGGAGCCGAAGTCCCAGGAGATCCGCTCGGTCTTCGAGGTGCACCGGATCAGCGAGGTGTTCGCGAACCTGGTGCGCGACGAGCGGGTGGTCGGCCGGGCCCGGCAGATCCTCGGCTCCGACGTGTACGTCCACCAGTCCCGGATCAATGTGAAGCCGGGCTTCGGGGCGAGCGGCTTCTACTGGCACTCGGACTTCGAGACCTGGCACGCCGAGGACGGGCTGCCGAACATGCGCACGGTGTCCGTCTCGATCGCGCTGACCGAGAACTTCGACACCAACGGCGGCCTGATGATCATGCCGGGCTCGCACCGGACGTTCCTGGGCTGTGCCGGTGAGACGCCCAAGGACAACTACAAGAAGTCGCTCCAGATGCAGGACGCGGGCACCCCGTCCGACGAGGCGCTGACCAAGCTGGCGGGCGAGTACGGCATCCGGCTGTTCACCGGCAGGCCGGGCTCGGCGACCTGGTTCGACTGCAACTGCATGCACGGCTCCGGCGACAACATCACGCCGTACCCGCGCAGCAACGTCTTCATCGTGTTCAACAGCGTGGAGAACACGGCGGTGGAGCCGTTCGCGGCGCCGGTGCGCCGGCCGGAGTTCATCGGCGCGCGCGACTTCACCCCGGTGCGGTAGGCGCCTTCGGTCACCGGGCCGGGGCCGCCGCGTGTGGGACGGGCGGCCCCGGCCCGGTCATGTCTCAGCCGGCCAGCACGTCGAGCAGCCGGTCCACGTCCGCCGCCGTGTTGTACAGGTGGAAGGACGCGCGCAGGTTGCCCGCCCGGTTGGAGACCTCGATGCCGGCCCGGCTCAGCTCCGCCTGCCTGCCGCCGAGTCCGGGCACGGAGACGATCGCCGAGCCGGGCGCGGGCAGCGGTTCGTGCCCGAGCCCGGCGAGCCCGCGCCGGAAGCGGTCGGCGAGGGCCAGGTCGTGCTCGCGTACGGCGGCCACGCCCAGCTCCTCGAACAGCGTGAGCGAGCTGTGCACCCCGGTGTAGGTGAACAGGCCGGGGCTGACGTCGAACCGGCGGGCGCAGTGGGCGAGTTCGGCGACCGGGCCGTAGCAGCTGTCCCACGGCTGCTCGGCCGCGACCCAGCCCGCGAGCAGCGGGGTCAGCTCGCCGAAGTCCTCGGGGACCACGAGGAAGGCCGCCCCGTGCGGGCCGAGCAGCCACTTGAAGGTGGTCGCCACCGTGTAGTCGTAGCCGTCCGCGTCGACGGGCAGCCATCCTGCGGCCTGGGAGAAGTCGACGTAGGTGCGCGCGCCGTGGGTGCGGGCCGCCTCGCGCAGCGCGGCGAGGTCGGC
This Streptomyces misionensis DNA region includes the following protein-coding sequences:
- the cobC gene encoding Rv2231c family pyridoxal phosphate-dependent protein CobC — protein: MRTDDRGPDLRHHGDAEVRDDGAALVDLAVNVRTGTPPEWLRARIAGSLSSLAAYPDGRAARAAVAARHGLPDGRVLLTAGAAEAFVLLARALGVRRPVVVHPQFTEPEAALRDAGHTVERVLLRPRDGFRLDPEAVPGDADLVVIGNPTNPTSVLHPAGVIGRLARPGRYLVVDEAFMDAVPGEREALAGRTDLPGLIVLRSLTKTWGLAGLRIGYVLAAPEIITALERAQPLWPVSTPALTAAEACMAPPALAEAGHAAHRIAADRAHLVAGLAALADRGVSVTGPAEAPFVLVRMAGAAAVRRRLRDLGYAVRRGDTFPGLGEDWVRLAVRDRSTTDAFLTALSAALP
- a CDS encoding SCO1860 family LAETG-anchored protein, which produces MNSNTFRMPGRRLAAAATVTALAAAPALLGAGAAHATGATGHASATVLRTGLDVSLLNKSVDVPLAVSLNEVQAPRSADRTALSAHLDGVAGDKPFTVLGADVAQAKATVTDRRAEGSVRVVNARLHVPGLPALALIEVGTVTARATCEAGAAPTAAADVLGAVTVLGRRVTLTAGGTTEVKVPGVGEVRLDLAQRATTTRTAAATALQLKVSVNPLKLNVADVEGTVTLAKATCDAPKAPATSHPAPSRHPAPGTTSGAAPVSDTKPQGGTTGTDLAETGGSPATPYIAGGAVALLAAGGGAVLVARRRKH
- a CDS encoding amidohydrolase family protein, with the protein product MSDQPVLHVKGRVLVGPEDVRDELWVVGGRVSFDRPAGARDVRTVEGWALPGLVDAHCHVGLGAEGPVDAETAEKQALTDREAGTLLLRDAGSPSDTRWIDDREDLPKIIRAGRHIARTRRYIRNYAWEIEPEDLVAYVAREARRGDGWVKLVGDWIDRDLGDLAPCWPREAARAAIEEAHRLGARVTAHCFAENSLRDLVEAGIDCIEHATGLTEDLIPLFAERGVAIVPTLVNIATFPRLAAGGDTKYPRWSAHMRRLHERRYDTVRGAYDAGIPVFVGTDAGGSLPHGLVAAEVAELVRAGIPRVEALAATSWTAREWLGRPGLEEGAPADLVVYDEDPRADVGVLASPRRVVVDGNVYS
- a CDS encoding amino acid ABC transporter ATP-binding protein — protein: MSRPEISVRDLHKSFGDNHVLRGIDLEIGQGEVVCVIGPSGSGKSTLLRCVNLLEEPTKGQVFVGGTEVTDPDVDIDAVRRRIGMVFQQFNLFPHLSVTENLTLPQRRVLKRDKERAARIAAQNLARVGLAEKADAYPASLSGGQQQRVAIARALAMGPEVMLFDEPTSALDPELVGDVLAVMRGLAREGMTMMVVTHEMTFAREVADRVVFMDGGVIVEDGRPDQVIGAPRHERTRHFLSRLLDPAMAEVEEDVPDQGGTGGV
- a CDS encoding amino acid ABC transporter permease, which encodes MADTDTGIQPKRTGLTRTQKRRISRGAQYVVLVAAVIAFVVYADWGRLQNQFAQPAIAKQLFPELITVALKNTVLYTLSGFVVGLALGMVIALMRLSSVGPYRWLAGIYVEIFRGLPALLIFIFVGVGVPLAFPDVQYPGGTYGKVAVALGLVSAAYMAETIRAGIQAVPKGQLEAARSLGFSPARAMVSIVLPQAFRIILPPLTNELVLLFKDSSLVLFLGVTLEQRELSKFGNDLASQTANSTPILVAGLCYLLITIPLSLVVRRMEAKSLREIR
- a CDS encoding basic amino acid ABC transporter substrate-binding protein — protein: MKTLLGRRTRLLAAVTATTGLVLVAAGCSSGDSGSGKTTAGGVHLANAGKLTTCTHLPYPPFQSVVDGKVQGFDVSLIDLVAKDLGVKQQIVDTPFENFKTGAFLNSGQCDLAAAGMTITAERAKNVDFSDPYFEATQAVLVAKDSGITSLAGAKGKKLGAQAQTTGEDFARKKGLDPVSFASSDAVLNGLRTGQVQAVVIDYPVVQGWLKDKANADKFKIVDNLKTGEQYGFTVKKGNKPLLNAINKALKDAKADGTYKKIYEKWIGPYDSSVASPAGS
- a CDS encoding aminotransferase class V-fold PLP-dependent enzyme, with protein sequence MTHPFLDLPPLTAQRFAAIEDRVARLLDTRQDVLITQGEALLPLEGAIRAAAGPGTVALNVITGPYGQTFGNWLRDAGATVYDISVPFHTAVRAEQISAAFAEHPEIDFVSLVHAEAATGNTNPVAEIGEVVRRHGALFYLDAVASVGAEPVLPDAWGVDLCVIGAQKAMGGPAGVSAISVSERAWARMAANPNAPRRSYLSLLDWKERWLDAGRTALPHAPAQLEMLALDACLERIEADGLETVMARHRGAARATRAGALALGGGLEPYVHEAADAAPVATTLRVPSSMAASELVAHALAADPALPLAAGGGALAKEMIRVNHYGPDATPEAVDACLAALGAALAEQGAALRPDDARRAAEQAWR
- the ectA gene encoding diaminobutyrate acetyltransferase encodes the protein MTAAPADLLIDRPATADGAALWRLAKDSKTLDVNSSYSYLLWCRDFAGTSAVARGADGTPVGFVTGYIRPDRPRTLLVWQVAVDSAHRGHGIAAALLDGLTARLAAERGVTDVETTITPGNTASERLFTSFAERHGAPLVREVLFPAELFPDGPHDPEVLYRIGPLTETPAH
- the ectB gene encoding diaminobutyrate--2-oxoglutarate transaminase yields the protein MTITQPDLSVFETLESEVRSYCRGWPTVFDRAQGSRLYDEDGHAYLDFFAGAGSLNYGHNNPVLKRALIDYLSRDGITHGLDMSTTAKRSFLQTFQDLVLRPRDLPYKVMFPGPTGTNAVESALKLARKVKGREAIVSFTNAFHGMSLGSLAVTGNAFKRAGAGIPLVHGTPMPFDNYFDGTVPDFLWFERLLEDQGSGLNKPAAVIVETVQGEGGINVARPEWLRALKELCERQDMLLIVDDIQMGCGRTGAFFSFEESGITPDIVTVSKSISGYGLPMSLCLFRPELDVWEPGEHNGTFRGNNPAFVTATAALETYWTDGSAMEKQTRTRGEQVEQALISITEENLADVKEYRGRGLVWGLEFHAKDRAARVARRAFELGLLIETSGPESEVVKLLPALTITPDELDEGLSVLARAVRETA
- a CDS encoding ectoine synthase; this encodes MIVRSFKDIEGTDRHIKSKSGTWESKRIVLAKERVGFSVHETILYAGTETQMWYANHIEAVVCTKGEAELTDRETGKTYTITPGTMYLLDGHERHTLRVKEDFHCICVFNPPVTGREDHDENGVYPLLTEPEEV
- the thpD gene encoding ectoine hydroxylase, which produces MTTATVKDLYPTRGSAEVTVPRQDPVLWGSPDTPGPIAAAELQSYERDGFLAVDQLIGPDEVEVYRRELERLVADPAIRFDERSIVEPKSQEIRSVFEVHRISEVFANLVRDERVVGRARQILGSDVYVHQSRINVKPGFGASGFYWHSDFETWHAEDGLPNMRTVSVSIALTENFDTNGGLMIMPGSHRTFLGCAGETPKDNYKKSLQMQDAGTPSDEALTKLAGEYGIRLFTGRPGSATWFDCNCMHGSGDNITPYPRSNVFIVFNSVENTAVEPFAAPVRRPEFIGARDFTPVR
- a CDS encoding aminotransferase class V-fold PLP-dependent enzyme translates to METFESLVRAEFRPKNTYLNTATSGLLPARTVTALREATELRAEGRPLDPLFENVEHARAAFARLAGVPVTRVAAGPSVAAQTGLIAAALPAGAEVLTAEDEFTSVVNPFHVRGDLKVRAVPLERLAESVRPGTALVAVSAAQSADGRIADLAALREAARTHGARTYVDFSQAAGWLPVDADGYDYTVATTFKWLLGPHGAAFLVVPEDFGELTPLLAGWVAAEQPWDSCYGPVAELAHCARRFDVSPGLFTYTGVHSSLTLFEELGVAAVREHDLALADRFRRGLAGLGHEPLPAPGSAIVSVPGLGGRQAELSRAGIEVSNRAGNLRASFHLYNTAADVDRLLDVLAG